One stretch of Candidatus Omnitrophota bacterium DNA includes these proteins:
- a CDS encoding glycosyltransferase, giving the protein MTEAKGVSPAGTQARGGASIIIAVWNQAGYTRLGVESILRNTKTTPFEFVIVDNGSKPDVRAYFDSIKGAADINYIRNETNLGPIRAINQGIKAAKYDYVAIIHNDVVIMEEDWLAKVVSAMEKDPKIGIAGLAGRKEIYDTGCVNEASLKHNLQNEDLNAPMGEDVAEVAVIDGLCFVMKRDLLNKTSGLDETYGYMHCYDLDISLQSIDAGFKNVIVKVAAMHLGNGGMTRKLREYKELVKDDYGLLKKNCKIFSRKWRHMLPIKIS; this is encoded by the coding sequence ATGACAGAAGCTAAAGGCGTAAGCCCCGCCGGGACGCAAGCCCGGGGCGGGGCAAGCATAATAATAGCGGTATGGAACCAGGCCGGCTATACAAGGCTCGGAGTAGAATCTATATTAAGGAACACTAAGACTACGCCGTTCGAATTCGTTATAGTCGATAACGGTTCAAAGCCCGATGTCAGGGCATATTTCGATTCGATAAAAGGCGCCGCGGATATTAATTATATAAGGAACGAAACGAATCTTGGTCCAATACGCGCTATCAATCAGGGCATAAAGGCGGCAAAATACGATTATGTCGCCATCATACATAACGACGTGGTGATAATGGAGGAGGATTGGCTGGCAAAGGTCGTATCCGCTATGGAGAAAGATCCCAAGATAGGGATCGCCGGACTGGCCGGCAGGAAAGAGATATATGACACAGGTTGCGTGAACGAGGCCAGTCTTAAGCATAACCTGCAGAATGAGGACCTTAACGCTCCCATGGGAGAAGATGTGGCCGAGGTCGCGGTTATAGACGGCCTCTGTTTTGTCATGAAAAGGGATCTTTTGAATAAGACAAGCGGCCTGGATGAGACGTACGGCTATATGCATTGCTATGACCTTGATATCTCCCTGCAGAGCATCGATGCGGGGTTTAAGAACGTTATAGTGAAAGTAGCCGCGATGCATCTGGGTAACGGCGGCATGACCCGCAAGCTTCGCGAATACAAGGAGCTGGTCAAAGACGACTACGGCCTCTTGAAGAAGAACTGCAAGATCTTTTCGCGCAAGTGGCGGCACATGCTGCCAATAAAAATATCTTGA
- the mtaB gene encoding tRNA (N(6)-L-threonylcarbamoyladenosine(37)-C(2))-methylthiotransferase MtaB yields MNTQINEEKRFFIHTLGCKVNQYESQAIRELLVKGGFKECLTKEIADIYIVNTCTVTHKADKESRYWLGMFHKTNPNARIVVTGCYVETNADDVSFLPGVAHIVKNEDKSRIAEILKGLDGVKGEPLSITGFKGHEKAFVKIQDGCENRCSYCKVPLVRGPVRSKPLRDIVREVEGLVANGFKEIVLAGICLGTWGKDPVSSVIAKEVGLKEASLKDVLKSLDSISGDFRIRLSSIELRYVTDELIEFIAGTKKMCRHLHIPLQSGDDEILKRMNRPYSAKDYMRLINKIKRKVPDIAITTDMLIGFPGESDKHFRNTVNFIKEMLPARTHIFTFSRRKGTAAYDMGQDLKIDVLKKRYHELRAATLSTSYLFRRDFLGREFGILVEAKRDKQTGMLSGYTGNYIKVHFEGPDSLTKSVVPVKIKEASLLYTIGEYDRS; encoded by the coding sequence ATGAATACTCAGATTAACGAAGAAAAAAGATTTTTTATCCACACGCTCGGCTGCAAGGTAAACCAATACGAGTCGCAGGCGATAAGAGAACTGTTGGTAAAAGGCGGATTCAAAGAATGCCTTACGAAGGAGATTGCCGACATCTATATAGTCAATACATGCACGGTGACGCATAAGGCGGACAAGGAGTCGAGGTATTGGCTCGGGATGTTCCATAAGACCAATCCGAACGCCAGGATAGTGGTCACAGGCTGTTACGTCGAGACGAATGCCGACGACGTATCGTTCCTGCCGGGTGTGGCCCATATAGTGAAGAATGAAGACAAAAGCAGGATAGCGGAGATACTCAAAGGATTGGACGGAGTTAAGGGCGAGCCGCTCTCCATAACCGGTTTCAAAGGCCACGAAAAGGCTTTTGTAAAGATACAGGATGGATGCGAGAACAGGTGCTCTTATTGCAAGGTGCCTTTGGTCAGAGGCCCTGTCCGGTCCAAGCCGTTAAGGGACATAGTAAGAGAGGTCGAGGGGCTTGTCGCTAACGGTTTTAAGGAGATAGTGCTGGCCGGTATATGCCTTGGGACATGGGGGAAGGATCCTGTCAGCTCTGTGATAGCCAAAGAGGTCGGCCTGAAGGAGGCCTCTTTGAAGGATGTCCTGAAGTCCCTTGACTCCATAAGCGGAGATTTCAGGATACGGCTGAGCTCGATCGAATTGCGGTACGTGACCGATGAGCTGATAGAATTCATTGCCGGCACAAAGAAGATGTGCAGGCATCTCCATATACCTTTGCAATCGGGCGATGATGAGATCTTGAAGCGGATGAACAGGCCGTATTCCGCGAAAGATTACATGCGCCTGATAAATAAGATAAAGAGAAAGGTGCCGGATATAGCGATAACAACCGATATGCTGATAGGGTTCCCCGGCGAATCCGATAAGCACTTCAGGAATACGGTTAATTTCATTAAGGAGATGTTGCCGGCCAGGACGCATATATTCACGTTCAGCAGGAGAAAAGGCACGGCTGCCTACGATATGGGTCAGGATTTGAAGATAGACGTCCTTAAAAAGAGGTATCACGAATTAAGGGCAGCGACGCTCAGCACGTCATATCTTTTCAGGAGAGACTTCCTTGGAAGAGAGTTCGGCATACTTGTAGAGGCCAAGCGGGACAAACAGACCGGCATGCTCTCCGGCTATACGGGTAATTACATAAAAGTGCATTTCGAGGGACCTGATAGCTTGACAAAGAGCGTCGTTCCCGTTAAGATAAAGGAAGCCAGTTTGTTATATACGATAGGTGAATATGACAGAAGCTAA
- a CDS encoding 16S rRNA (uracil(1498)-N(3))-methyltransferase — translation MSRFYIPKESVKGKEICVSGKEAHHILDVMRLKEADRVVVFDGTGREYSGVIKEAARNRLSIGILETREILSKTAGVITLIQSIPKKEKMDYIVEKATELGVSRIMPVLTGRTIPKWGESKKGVHVERWRKIAKEASKQCGRADIPAIGDITEFQDCLKDAGGHSLSLIAALDDDSMKLKDVLHSFNGDKISIAIGPEGDFTADEIRAARESGFKLISLGQRVLKSDTAGLSVLAVLNYEYSD, via the coding sequence ATGAGCCGGTTTTATATTCCCAAAGAGTCGGTAAAGGGCAAAGAGATATGCGTTAGCGGCAAAGAGGCGCATCACATACTTGACGTCATGCGGCTTAAAGAGGCGGATAGGGTCGTAGTCTTCGACGGGACCGGCAGGGAATATTCCGGTGTCATCAAGGAAGCGGCGCGGAACCGGTTATCTATCGGTATATTAGAGACTCGGGAGATCTTGAGCAAAACGGCGGGCGTCATTACGCTGATCCAGTCGATACCAAAAAAAGAGAAGATGGACTATATAGTGGAGAAGGCGACAGAGCTTGGCGTATCCCGCATAATGCCCGTGTTGACCGGGAGGACTATACCGAAATGGGGCGAGTCCAAGAAAGGCGTGCATGTCGAAAGGTGGCGTAAGATCGCAAAAGAGGCGTCTAAACAATGCGGCAGGGCGGATATTCCGGCAATAGGAGATATTACAGAGTTCCAAGATTGTTTAAAGGACGCGGGGGGCCACAGCCTGTCCTTGATAGCCGCGCTTGACGATGATTCGATGAAGTTGAAAGATGTCCTGCATTCGTTTAACGGCGACAAGATCTCTATAGCGATAGGGCCGGAAGGCGATTTTACGGCCGATGAAATAAGAGCGGCCAGGGAGTCCGGTTTTAAATTGATAAGCCTTGGCCAAAGGGTCCTGAAGAGCGACACTGCGGGGCTGTCGGTCCTGGCGGTTCTAAACTATGAATACTCAGATTAA
- the amrB gene encoding AmmeMemoRadiSam system protein B, which produces MNKKKIRKIALRLVVIVFFASIVFAENVKKADLAGTWYTGSGQALENELKGYLAGASPEKVDGRIFAVISPHAGYRYSGPIAAYSFKAAQTTNPKTVIVIGFAHRRSFNGISIYERGNFRTPLGDIQIDEELARDIAAKNKSMRFYPEAFSEENSIEMQIPFIQAAFKGAKIVPIAFGGQSLGDASILADALAKVLKDRNDYLIVASTDLSHYHPYEEANAIDRHLINTLNKMKAVELYDEAGMKICELCGVMPVTATLLAAEKLGFDRIKVLRYANSGDTAGAKESVVGYLSAAIYREEKKDERGAPMLNDAQRKKLLAIARESITSFVRDGKRKSFTESDPVLNQEMGAFVTLHESGELRGCIGNMAGHGPLYRTVADMAIEAATGDPRFSTLSPAEIDKIDIEISVLSPLKKVASYKEVEIPGHGVVVRSGYRSGVYLPQVADETGWSRDEFLTSLCSHKAGLSPDAWKDPSTEILVFSAEVFGEK; this is translated from the coding sequence ATGAACAAAAAAAAGATACGTAAGATCGCGTTGAGGCTCGTTGTCATTGTCTTCTTCGCGTCTATAGTCTTTGCCGAGAATGTGAAGAAGGCCGATCTGGCGGGCACCTGGTATACAGGGTCAGGACAGGCGCTTGAGAATGAACTTAAGGGATATCTGGCCGGCGCCAGTCCGGAAAAAGTGGACGGCCGCATCTTTGCCGTGATATCTCCTCATGCCGGATATAGATATTCCGGACCGATCGCCGCATATAGTTTCAAGGCTGCGCAGACAACCAATCCGAAGACCGTTATCGTAATAGGGTTCGCGCACAGGAGATCTTTTAACGGGATATCCATCTATGAAAGAGGGAATTTCAGGACGCCATTGGGTGACATCCAGATAGATGAAGAGCTTGCCCGGGACATAGCGGCTAAAAACAAGAGCATGCGTTTCTATCCGGAAGCCTTTTCCGAAGAAAATTCCATAGAGATGCAGATACCTTTCATCCAGGCCGCGTTCAAAGGCGCAAAGATAGTTCCTATCGCTTTTGGCGGCCAATCTTTAGGCGACGCTTCGATCCTGGCAGACGCCCTTGCCAAAGTCCTTAAGGACAGGAACGATTACCTTATAGTGGCTTCGACGGATCTTTCGCATTACCATCCATACGAAGAGGCTAACGCTATAGACAGGCATCTCATAAACACATTGAACAAGATGAAGGCCGTTGAATTGTATGATGAGGCCGGAATGAAGATATGCGAACTTTGCGGCGTAATGCCTGTCACCGCAACATTGTTGGCCGCTGAAAAGCTCGGTTTTGACAGGATAAAAGTCCTGAGATACGCGAATTCGGGCGATACCGCTGGCGCAAAAGAGAGCGTAGTAGGGTATCTGAGTGCCGCGATATACAGGGAAGAGAAAAAAGACGAAAGAGGTGCCCCTATGCTTAATGACGCGCAGAGAAAAAAGCTGCTTGCTATTGCAAGAGAGTCCATTACAAGTTTTGTCAGGGACGGGAAAAGGAAAAGCTTTACAGAAAGCGACCCGGTCCTGAACCAGGAGATGGGGGCTTTTGTGACGCTGCATGAATCCGGCGAACTCAGGGGATGTATAGGCAATATGGCAGGACATGGCCCGCTATACAGGACGGTGGCCGATATGGCGATCGAGGCGGCGACAGGCGACCCGAGATTTTCTACGTTGTCTCCTGCCGAGATAGACAAGATCGATATAGAGATATCCGTTTTATCACCGCTTAAGAAGGTGGCTAGCTATAAAGAGGTCGAAATACCCGGACATGGCGTAGTCGTAAGGTCGGGGTACAGGAGCGGAGTATACCTGCCTCAAGTAGCCGACGAAACAGGCTGGTCCCGCGATGAGTTCCTTACGAGTTTGTGTTCTCATAAAGCCGGTCTTTCCCCGGATGCCTGGAAAGACCCCTCAACGGAGATATTGGTTTTTTCCGCCGAGGTATTTGGTGAAAAATAG
- the cutA gene encoding divalent-cation tolerance protein CutA has protein sequence MKDGFIAIFVACGSGGEAKRIAETLLKKRLIACANITGAVRSRFWWKGKIDSAREVLLTLKTARANFAKIEKEVKAKHSYDVPEIIAVPIVAGSREYLEWMNDEIC, from the coding sequence GTGAAAGACGGATTTATAGCTATTTTTGTCGCATGTGGTTCCGGCGGTGAAGCGAAAAGGATAGCCGAAACGCTGCTTAAAAAGAGGCTGATAGCCTGCGCGAATATTACCGGCGCCGTCCGGTCCCGTTTCTGGTGGAAAGGAAAGATAGATTCCGCGCGGGAAGTCCTGTTGACACTGAAGACGGCCCGCGCGAATTTTGCGAAGATAGAAAAAGAAGTAAAGGCAAAGCATAGTTACGATGTCCCGGAGATAATAGCTGTCCCGATCGTAGCCGGAAGCAGGGAATATCTGGAGTGGATGAATGACGAGATTTGTTAA
- a CDS encoding winged helix-turn-helix domain-containing protein: MITEIGITAGDIWHYLDEHGKSSLSQIVQGIDTDKDRILMSIGWLAREGHIVVEGSGPDYQVYLRR; encoded by the coding sequence GTGATAACAGAGATAGGTATTACCGCTGGGGACATATGGCATTATCTTGACGAACACGGAAAGAGTTCGCTATCTCAGATCGTGCAGGGCATCGATACGGACAAGGATAGGATCCTGATGAGCATAGGATGGCTTGCCAGGGAAGGTCATATAGTGGTAGAAGGGTCGGGCCCGGATTACCAGGTTTATTTACGAAGGTAA
- a CDS encoding biopolymer transporter ExbD, producing MKFEQRLRIEKGLVDLTPLINVFFLLLVFFLFTSSFIFQPGIRVNLPKAITSEVIQQENVVLIVTKDDRMYLNEREISKDELTSNLRLIGKEKVPLLIKADDHASLGRVVEIWDTCRKEGVAQVNIATGK from the coding sequence ATGAAGTTTGAACAACGCCTGAGGATAGAAAAGGGTCTTGTGGATCTTACGCCGCTCATCAACGTCTTTTTTCTTCTCCTGGTATTCTTCTTATTTACGTCGAGTTTTATATTTCAACCCGGTATAAGGGTAAACCTGCCTAAAGCTATAACAAGCGAGGTAATACAGCAGGAAAATGTCGTATTGATAGTTACAAAAGACGATAGGATGTATTTAAATGAGAGAGAGATATCAAAGGACGAGCTTACTTCCAACCTTCGCCTGATAGGTAAGGAGAAAGTTCCGCTCCTGATAAAAGCGGATGATCACGCCTCTCTCGGCCGTGTCGTCGAGATATGGGATACGTGCAGGAAAGAAGGCGTCGCGCAGGTCAATATCGCGACGGGTAAATAA
- a CDS encoding MotA/TolQ/ExbB proton channel family protein, protein MWELIQKGGPMMYLIILSSILAFGVVIERVYHLNRARIDANKFMDEIMNVLKRNKIIEAVEMCNQTPGPIAHIIKAGILKHDRSKPEIKEAVEEAAQLEIPRLERHLPVLATIAHIAPLLGLLGTVTGMIKSFQVIQQKAMLMTPVNPGDLAGGIWEALLATLAGLSVAIPTYVAYNYLISQVNNLVYDMERSATDLVNLLSSGRNTYEV, encoded by the coding sequence ATGTGGGAATTGATCCAAAAAGGCGGACCTATGATGTACCTCATCATATTGTCCTCGATACTTGCGTTCGGCGTTGTCATTGAAAGGGTGTATCACCTCAATCGCGCGAGGATAGACGCCAATAAATTCATGGACGAGATCATGAATGTATTAAAACGCAATAAGATAATAGAAGCCGTAGAGATGTGCAACCAGACGCCCGGGCCCATTGCCCATATAATAAAGGCCGGAATATTGAAACACGACAGGTCTAAGCCGGAAATAAAAGAGGCCGTCGAGGAAGCCGCCCAGCTTGAGATACCCAGGCTGGAAAGACATCTCCCCGTGCTAGCGACGATCGCTCATATTGCGCCGCTACTGGGGCTTCTCGGAACCGTTACGGGGATGATAAAATCATTCCAGGTCATACAGCAGAAGGCCATGCTCATGACGCCGGTCAACCCGGGGGACCTCGCAGGCGGCATCTGGGAGGCGCTGCTGGCTACGTTGGCAGGATTGTCGGTAGCCATACCGACATACGTCGCTTATAATTATCTTATCAGCCAGGTCAATAATCTCGTATATGACATGGAGAGGAGCGCCACAGATCTGGTCAATCTTCTCTCTTCCGGAAGGAATACGTATGAAGTTTGA
- a CDS encoding tetratricopeptide repeat protein, with amino-acid sequence MIFTVAGYPARAAENPPESDFVYAKKAFADGFYDLAQGRLESFMRSRPDAADLYEAHSMMGRCYYYQNNLPRALYEFEVILEAPAGSGPKDEALYWSGEIYLKTGDFKRALEYYQGVIDEYPSSKYLGYAVYSKGWAYYKLGFFEDALACFRDVVSRYPFEKIAMEAQYKIGECEYLMGKYTYAEEELGRFIDKFPVSGKTAEAYYLKGEVEFYLAKYNDSIASFDRALAISPEAGWSNFALFRKANSYYQLRDYRRSAQEFRRCLEKTSNDFLAGLSLLGLARSYEDLSSPEDANKAYDELMSKYPDSDAAAEAYYHKAKNLSGEGRYAEAERLAAEGVEKFKKSGFIDELHFELGWALSMQGKHDDAVGNFLWIEKGSKDINLSARAMCRTGDIYFDRKEYKASSECYDTVLNKYPDSFIADYAQYQLGNIFFATGKYDQSVLAYQSVLVNFPNTNLREKVLFQLGAAYFERSDFEHASQEFRRLIKEFPAAASRLKAELYLANSLYSAENYEEALSMFRELESKSGEDDIRIQASYQSGWCYYNMGREKEALEKFAVFVKAYPGSPLAVDARLWFAEYYNSKNDYGKAKDYLLSILKDFPSSAMAEEALYQLALLLYEEGKADEAIARFDELASRSGNTELVNTVYRKAANIKKDRKEFDSAIFYFSKVLGADNNESNAQLQYEIAECYENKGEFAAAAEEYLKVPYLYSKGVFWSIRSQLKCAQVFERLGKPDEAARLYEKLADMDVEESVFAKKRLEWLKWEKKK; translated from the coding sequence TTGATTTTCACTGTTGCGGGTTATCCGGCGCGTGCGGCGGAGAACCCGCCGGAATCGGATTTTGTCTATGCAAAGAAGGCGTTCGCCGACGGTTTTTACGACCTTGCGCAGGGCAGGCTGGAGTCTTTCATGAGAAGCCGACCGGACGCCGCCGATCTTTATGAGGCGCACTCAATGATGGGAAGATGTTATTATTACCAGAACAACCTGCCGAGGGCTCTCTATGAGTTCGAGGTGATCCTGGAGGCGCCCGCCGGAAGCGGGCCTAAAGACGAGGCGTTGTACTGGAGCGGGGAGATATACCTTAAGACAGGCGATTTTAAAAGAGCCCTGGAGTATTATCAGGGGGTCATCGATGAATATCCGTCCTCGAAATATCTTGGCTATGCCGTTTATTCAAAGGGCTGGGCATATTATAAACTCGGGTTCTTTGAAGACGCGCTGGCATGCTTCAGGGATGTCGTCTCGAGATATCCGTTTGAAAAAATAGCGATGGAGGCCCAATATAAGATAGGCGAGTGCGAATATCTGATGGGGAAATATACCTACGCCGAAGAAGAGCTCGGAAGGTTCATAGATAAGTTCCCCGTTTCCGGTAAGACCGCCGAGGCCTATTATCTTAAAGGCGAGGTCGAATTTTACCTGGCCAAGTATAACGACTCCATCGCCTCTTTCGACAGGGCGCTTGCGATATCGCCGGAAGCCGGTTGGTCGAACTTCGCCTTGTTCAGGAAGGCCAACAGCTACTACCAGTTAAGGGATTACCGGAGGAGCGCGCAGGAATTCAGGAGATGCCTCGAAAAGACATCCAACGATTTCCTGGCCGGTCTCTCTCTCTTGGGACTGGCCCGGAGTTATGAAGATCTTTCATCGCCGGAAGACGCCAATAAAGCGTACGATGAGTTGATGTCGAAATATCCGGACAGCGACGCGGCGGCGGAAGCGTATTACCATAAAGCAAAGAACCTGTCCGGGGAAGGAAGGTATGCCGAAGCCGAGCGCCTTGCCGCTGAAGGCGTGGAGAAATTCAAAAAATCCGGGTTTATCGATGAGCTCCATTTTGAGCTGGGCTGGGCGCTATCCATGCAGGGCAAGCATGACGACGCGGTCGGGAACTTTCTCTGGATAGAGAAGGGGTCGAAAGACATAAACCTGAGCGCTCGAGCCATGTGCAGGACAGGTGATATATATTTCGACAGAAAAGAATACAAGGCGTCGTCCGAATGTTATGATACAGTGCTCAATAAGTACCCGGACAGTTTTATCGCGGATTATGCCCAGTATCAGCTTGGGAATATCTTTTTCGCGACGGGAAAGTATGACCAGTCCGTCCTGGCTTACCAGAGTGTCCTCGTGAATTTCCCGAATACCAATTTGCGCGAGAAGGTGCTCTTCCAGCTCGGCGCCGCCTATTTTGAGAGGTCCGACTTTGAGCATGCCTCGCAGGAATTTAGAAGGCTTATAAAGGAGTTCCCGGCCGCCGCTTCAAGGTTAAAAGCGGAATTGTATCTGGCCAATTCCCTTTACAGCGCGGAAAATTACGAAGAGGCTTTATCGATGTTCAGGGAACTGGAGAGTAAGTCCGGCGAGGACGATATAAGGATACAGGCCTCTTACCAGTCGGGATGGTGCTATTACAATATGGGCAGGGAAAAGGAAGCGCTGGAAAAATTCGCGGTTTTCGTGAAGGCTTATCCCGGGAGTCCGCTTGCCGTAGACGCCAGGTTATGGTTCGCTGAATATTATAATTCAAAGAACGATTACGGCAAAGCTAAAGATTATCTTTTGTCGATATTGAAGGATTTCCCGTCAAGCGCCATGGCCGAAGAGGCGCTTTATCAACTGGCGCTGTTATTATATGAAGAAGGCAAGGCAGACGAAGCCATAGCCAGGTTCGACGAGCTGGCTTCAAGGTCGGGCAATACCGAGCTTGTCAATACGGTATACAGGAAGGCGGCGAATATAAAGAAAGACAGGAAGGAGTTTGACTCCGCGATATTTTATTTTTCCAAGGTCCTCGGCGCCGATAATAATGAATCGAACGCGCAGTTACAGTATGAGATAGCCGAGTGCTACGAGAACAAGGGTGAATTTGCGGCGGCCGCCGAAGAATATCTTAAGGTCCCGTATCTGTATTCAAAGGGCGTATTCTGGTCTATACGTTCGCAGCTTAAATGCGCCCAGGTCTTTGAGAGGCTCGGGAAGCCGGACGAAGCCGCGAGGCTGTACGAAAAGTTGGCCGATATGGATGTAGAGGAATCGGTGTTCGCGAAGAAAAGACTGGAGTGGTTAAAGTGGGAAAAGAAGAAATGA